Genomic segment of Synechococcus sp. A18-25c:
TCAGGGGATCGGTTTCAGATCACCGATCGTAAAAGTGGCCGGGCCGAGCAGGCTGAATCCAGCCACTGGCCACGCTCGCGCTTCTCAGCCGGGCCTGAAATCGAGCAAAAGCCACCGGCCATTGTCACGCCCGAGGATGTACGTGCGTTTGAGCGATTGCTGCTTGGTGCGTTTCACCACGGCACCCGCTGCATTCAAGGTTTCATCGCGGTACTCGACATCAGCCCGCAGCTCAATGCGCTTTGGACTGCGACTGACAACGCGCATGAAAGCGATCGTCGCCTCCACGTTCTGGGTAACACCTGCCGCCTGGTCGGCGGCACGCTGACGCTTCACCTGGGTGATCAAGCCAGCCCGGGCAATCGGTTGTAGTAGCTCCTGTGCCGAATCAGCACCACGAAGCACAGTGGATTTGCGGTCCAACCAAGTCTGCAGTAAGGCTTCGAGCTCCGCTTCGGAGGGCGTCTCCACCCGCAGGGAAGGATCCCCGGCTTGTTCAGGCGCAGCCGTGATCACTGGCTCTGGCTGGACCAATTCCTCCTGTTTCACATCTGCAGGGCCGTCATCATCCGGGGATGGTGTCACGACCTCATCCGGCGAAACGCTCAGCTCAGCATCACGACGCAGACCCACCAGACTGAGGCCACCGATCACCAGCAGCAGGGCCACAAACGCGCCAGACCCGATCCAAACCGCACGACCCCCCGGCCGCGGCAGCTCAGGCATGGATGCCTTTGGCCGGGATGATCGCCGGAAGAAAGGCCATTGGAAGACCTTCGACGCCTTGGTGGTCTCACCACCACGATCGGCTTCTTTCCCATCGGATCTCAGCGGCGCGGATGGATCCGACGAGGACAGGGGCAGAGTTCCATCGGGATCGAGCGAAAGCGGCAACCCATCCCCCAGCAACCAGTTCTTGTCGTTCGTCTTGGTTGGGTCCTGACGGGTCTGCTGGCGCTCTAGCCGCTCCACAAAGGCCTGCACATCGCGATCAGCGAACCAGGTCTCCAGGTCGACCGCCTCGGCATCCACATCCCGATATCCGGGGAGCACATCCCGTGCCAGCCAGGTGCGGCAGTACTCGCAGAGCGACGCCAGGGTGTCGCCAGGGTGGTCCTTCATCCAGGCCTGCAATTCAGGATCGGTGCTGGCGGCGAAATGTCGCTCCGCCTGCTCCACATCACCAAGCAAAAGATCGAGGCAGCCCAACAGCGGCTTGGTGTCAAGGCCTTCGAGCACCAGCTCTTGTAGACGCTGACGCGCGTCCTGGATGCGTTCCGGCTTGCGCTGGGTGAAACCTGCAGCGGCCAAAGCCATCGCAGCGAGGAAGGACGCATCCATGGAGCCGGCCAGCTGCAGCCTGCCGTAAAGATCCACTTGCTCTTGAACGGTCAAAAACCGGCGGATCTGCTGAAAAAACAGCTCGAAGGCTCCCTGATCCATGCCTGCGGGGAGGTCCGCTATCGCCAGGCCGTCCAGACCACTGCCCTCCAGTCCTCCTCGGACGCGGATGAACTCCTCCAGCATCGCCAGACCATCACGGCGAGCGGATTGTTCAGCCAGATCACGACTGAGTAAATCCAGGATCCTGAAGGGGAGGAGCTGAGAGAGATCGGTCTCCAGCAGAAGCCGCTGATCCGGCAGCTTGCCCATGCGCTGTAGCAGCTGCTCGCCGTCCTGCAGCAGGTTTGCAGCGGCCTCATAACGGCGTTGCTCCTGATCTTGACGGGCGGCATCACGACAAGCCAGAGCCGCCAGCAGTGACAGATCCGATTCACGACCGCTTCCCAGCGCGGGTGCCTGAGGGGGTTGCAGGGCCTGTCGGGCGAGCTGGAACGCTTCGTGGGGAGCATTGGCCTCCCACAACAGGATCAAGCCAGCAACCTCCCGGTTGAACGCCAGCTCGAGCCCAGCCGTCTCCCCGGGGTGATCCTGGCCCAACTCCATGAGCGCCCTTTCATAGTCACTCCGCCGAACCGCATCGGTGAGCAGATCTGCGGATAGGCGTAGAAGCTCAGCGCGCTGACTCAGGGCTTCGTGGGTGAAGCCCTGGTCTGGACAACGATCCAACCGCAGTTGAAGCGTTCGAAGCACAGCCTCTGGCTCCGCAGCCGGACTGACTCCCAACAGGCGGAAATGATCGATGGGAAGGTCCACCAGCAGCGCAGCTCTTGGCAGCAGACTGTAGGCAGTGTCAGGGGTTTTGCCCATTCATCCGCCATCGACCCTTAAAGTTGGAGGCCAAACAGGTGGTGCCATGGGTCAGGACATCGCAATGGGCACGGATGCACAGAGCGCTGCAGCAGCAGGACCATCGCTGCTTGGAGCGCATGCAGAACGGCTCTCGACCCTGGTCACCTCCCAGCGGGCCAGCGTGGATCGGGACACGGGCCTAGCGCTTTATCGCGACATGACTCTGGGTCGGCGTTTTGAAGACAAGTGCGCGGAGATGTACTACCGCGGCAAGATGTTTGGTTTCGTGCACCTCTACAACGGCCAAGAAGCCGTGAGCACCGGCGTGATTGGTGCGATGAAACGCCAACACGACTGGTTCTGCAGCACGTATCGCGACCACGTGCACGCCTTAAGCGCTGGCGTGCCCGCGCGCGAGGTGATGAGTGAGCTGTTCGGCAAGGCGACAGGTTGCAGCAAAGGCCGCGGCGGCTCCATGCATCTGTTTTCCAAGGAGCATCACCTCCTAGGTGGATACGCCTTCATTGGCGAAGGAATTCCCGTTGCCCTCGGCTCAGCCTTCACCAGCCGCTACAGGCGTGACGCACTGGGCGACTCCACCAGCAATGCGGTCACTGCGGCCTTCTTCGGGGATGGAACCTGCAACAACGGTCAGTTCTTCGAGTGCTTGAACATGGCGCAGCTCTGGAAGCTGCCGATCATCTTCGTCGTGGAAAACAACAAGTGGGCCATCGGCATGGCCCACGACCGAGCCACCAGTGACCCGGAGATCTGGCGCAAGGCCGGTGCCTTTGGTATGGCGGGGGAAGAAGTCGACGGCATGGATGTGCTGGCGGTTCGCGCTGCGGCGCAACGGGCGATCGAACGCGCACGCGCCGGCGAAGGCCCCACTGTTCTGGAGTGCCTCACCTATCGCTTCCGCGGCCACTCCCTGGCTGATCCGGACGAACTGCGTGCGGAGGAGGAGAAGCAATTCTGGGCCAAGCGCGACCCGCTCAAGGCACTGGAGCGCGATCTCGTGGGTGCTGGCCTGGTCAGTGCTGACGATCTGCGGGCAATCGAGAAGGAGATCGATGCCGAGGTGCAGGACTGCGTGGACTTCGCCCTGAGTGCACCTGAGCCCGATGGTTCTGAACTCACCAACTACATCTGGGCCGAGGACTGAGCTCAGGCGCGCCGCTCAGCCTGGGCGGCTGAGCTTCAACCCTCTAATCAAAGTCCACATCAGAGCCCGTGCAAACGGGCCTGATCGGATGCCGCTCGGAACACCAGGGCATGACGCTTCACCAGAGGCGTCATGGCGTCGTAGCCGCCACCAATCACAGTGGCAATCGGGATGCCTCGTCTCAGACAAGCATCCAGCACCAGATGATCGCGCTGCAACAGGCCCATATCGGTCAGGCAGAGGCGACCCAGTCGATCCTCCTGATGAGGATCCACACCAGCGTTGTAGAGCACTAATTGGGGCTGCAACCTCTCCAAAAGCGCTGGGAGGCACTCACCCACACGGGAGAGATAGTCCTGATCGCCCACTCCATCCTGGAAAGGCAGATCCAGATCACTGAGCTGCTTGCGAGCTGGAAAATTGGATGCTGCATGGGCGGAAAACGTAAACACTCGCGTTTCGCCTTGAAAAATCAGCGCAGTGGCATCGCCCTGATGAACATCAAGGTCGACCACCAACACACGCTGCAATCCCTCTTGCTCCAGCAACACCCGTGCCGTGATGGCCAGGTCGTTGAAAATGCAGAACCCACTGCCAAAGTCAGGAAAGGCGTGATGGGTGCCACCGGCCAGATGGCAAGCCACACCATGCCGGAGAGCCAGACGGGCCGTGAGCAGGGTCCCACCGACAGCGAGCCAAGTGCGTTGCACCAACGGCGTTGTGGCAGGCAAACCGATGCGTCGCTGCGCCCGACGATCGAGCTGGTCGCGAGCAAAAGCCTGGTGATACCCACGTGGATGCACCAGTTCCAGCCAACGGCGGGGCACGGGCAACGGTCGGTGCATCTGCCCATCACTGGCAAGTCCCATATCGCGCAGACAACCCTCCAGCTGTCTGAACTTGGCCATCGGAAAACGATGGGTACTGGGAAGCGGTGCGCTGTAGGCCTCGTGATAGACGAGAGGGGGCTTCAATGATTCATGTCAGCCCCGATGAGTCTGGAGGATCAGAAGCTCGGAGCGACGCGACGGGTGAGATTCCGGAGCTTTCGCAGCGCCTTCAGCTCAACCTGACGCACACGCTCACGAGACACTTCCAGCAAACGGCCGATCTCCGCCAGGGTGTGTCGCTCATGGCCATTGAGACCAAATCGCAGGGTGAGCACGTGCTGCTCCTGTTCGCTGAGATGACTCATCCAGCGGCCCAGCTGCTCGTGATGGATCCGCTGCTCCACCTTGTCGAGGGGTTCTCCGAGCGAGGAGTCGGCGATCAGATCACCAAGGAAACTGCGACCTTCCTCACCATTCACAGGAGCATCCAGGCTGCTGGTGGTCAGCGCTTGGCGCAGCAGGGAGTCGAGTTCCTCAACCGGCATGTCCATCGCTTCAGCGATCTCAATGCGGCTCGGCATGGCGCCGAGTTTGTGAGCTAAATCCAAGCTGACTTTACGAATGGTCGTGAGGCGCTCGCTCAAATGAACCGGCAAGCGAATCGTGCGTGACTGGCACGCAATTGCGCGCGTCATGCTCTGGCGAATCCACCAGAAGGCGTAAGTCGAAAATTTGTAACCGCGCGTTGGATCGAATTTCTCCACCGCACGTTCCAACCCAAGCGATCCCTCTTGAATGAGATCGAGCAATTCAAGACCTTTTCCTTGATATTTCTTGGCAACGCTGACCACAAGCCTGAGATTGGCTTTCATCATGCGCTGCTTAGCCCGCAAACCGACGCGAATCATGCGTCGTTGTGGACCCGTGAAAGTATCGCTATCCGAGGCAATCGTTCCATCTTCCGTGAGCTGCATCAACTTTTGAACCTGGTTGCCGAGCTCAATCTCCTCAGCGGGAGTCAGCAGAGGAATCCGACCGATCGTGGCGAGATACCAACTGATCGGATCACTACTTCGCCGTCTTTGGGTTTCAGAAACCCCTGCTGCCGCTGAGACCATGGGGATAGATAACTAAGTGAAGCGACTTTCCTATGAATTTCCCTCTCAGCGATGTGTTTTCAGCAACCCTTCAGATTCATGCGTTGAAAACGACACAAAACCCCAGAAATCACAGCAAAAATCTTGAAACATGAACATTACTCTCGTTTTCTGTCAAAAACGCATCATTTTTCTCGTCATCGCAGCCAAATGGGGAACCACAGTTCCAGCACTGCTGCCCTGATCACAACGCTTGGCTGACTGGGCATGCATCAGCGCCGATGCCGCCAGATCAGCGGCATGCACGGAACCAGCCGCCGCCAGACAGCGTGCCCCCCACCCCGCGGCATGCCCCGCTAGCAGGTCGCCGAAACCGGTGCGCGCCACCGCTGGGTCTGTATCGGTCAGCTGCCAAACCTCACCGGATGGAGCCGCCACAACACTGTGCGCGCCCTTCAACAACACCACAGCCCCTGACCGCGCCGCGGCCGCGGCAGCCTGCTCCGGCAGCGTGTCCCCGTGGCAGTCGGGAAATAAGCGAGCAAATTCACCGCCATGGGGAGTAATCCAGGTCGGGCCAGAACGCTTCAACAACCAGCGCCACCCCTCGCTCGACCTCGCCAGCTGATTGAGGCCATCCGCATCGATCACCAGCAATCCCTTCAAACCCAAAAGCGGTTCTGCCCAGGGGTCCCACGGGGCCTCGATTCGACCCCAACCGGGTCCGATCAGCAGCGCATCCAACCGTGACCAATCCCGCGCCTCCATGGCGGCACCCCAGACCAAGGCTCCAGCAGCATCAGAGCGAAGCGACCCATCCAGCACCACTTCCGGAGCCAGCTGCCAGAGCTGCTCGGCCACCGCAGCTGGAACGCAGGCCTCCACACTGCCGATGCCACTGGCCATGGCACCCTGCAGCGCGAGCAGGGCGGCGCCGCGATACCGATCACTTCCGGCAACGAGCAACAGCCTTCCCCGCTGGTATTTCATGGCCGTCGGCGACTGCTCAGGCCTCGGAAGCGTCGTGAGGTCACTGGGCATCAGGCGCCGCATCACTGGTGCCGGCAGCGCCGCACAGAGCCGCTCTGGCACACCGGGATCGATGCGATGCAACCCACCCACAAAGTCCAGCGCTGAATCCTGAACGAGTCCACGCTTGATCAAACCGACGCACAGCGTGTCGGAAGCCCTGGCAGCCACTCCCTCCACGGGACATCCGGAGTCAGAGTGCAGTCCGGCAGGAACATCGAGGCTGATCAGCCGGCCCGGAGCCTGCCGGTGGCGGCGCTGGAGAAGATCAGCCAGATCCGATGGCAAGGGCCGCTTCTGCCCGAGACCAAACAGGGCATCGATCCAAAGGGCTGGATCCCCTGGTGCAGGCGGAGCCGTCAGCGGCGACACTCCGAGCCAGAGAAGGTGGCGCCAGTGCTCCTGTGTAAGCGATTGACGCAGCGGCAATGGTGCCCAGACACGCACGGCCACGCCGGCCTCCCGTAGCTTGCGGCCCAGCACCAATCCATCGCCACCGTTGTGACCGGGCCCGACCAGCACCAACACACCGTGTTGCAACCGTTCCGGTCGTTGCAGGCACCACTCAGCCATGCCCTGACCAACGCTTTCCATCAAAGCGGCCACCGGGAGACCACTGGCCAGCCATTGCTGCTCCAGCGTGAGCATCTGGTCAGCAGTGACCAGGAGATGGTCGGCATCGGCGGGTGGCCAGAGCACTACCAGGTCCCATGGGACCTCACTATGGAAAGAGAATCCCGTTCACGCCCGTAGCTCCATGACGGCTGCGTCATCCAGCATTGCTGCCACACCTGCCGGAGCACAGGCCTTGGAACGCCTGCAGGCCTGGCCGGGTGAGCATCGGGTGGCTGTGGGCTTGTCAGGCGGTGTGGACAGCTCCCTGACGGCCGCGTTGCTCGTGGAGGCCGGCTGGGACGTGGAAGGGGTCACGCTTTGGTTGATGAGCGGCAAAGGTGCCTGCTGTGCGGAAGGGCTGGTGGATGCCGCAGGCATTTGTGAACAGCTGGGGGTTCCCCATCACGTCGTCGATTCACGCGACACCTTCGTCCGCGAGATCGTGGATGGCCTGATCGAGGGCTACCAGGCCGGCATCACCCCTCTGCCCTGCTCCCGTTGTAATCGGGCGGTGAAGTTTGGCCCCATGCTCGATTGGGCACGCCAGGAACGGGGGCTGGAGCGCGTAGCCACCGGCCACTACGCCCGGATCCGGCTGGATGCCACGAGTGGGCGTTGGAAGCTGCTGCGTGGCCTCGACAGCCGCAAAGACCAGAGCTACTTCCTCTATGACCTCAACCAGGACGTGCTCTCCCGCGTCGTGTTTCCCCTCGGGGAACTCACCAAGCCCGACACCCGCCTCGAAGCGGGCCGCCATGGTCTCCGCACTGCTGAAAAACCCGAAAGCCAGGACCTTTGCCTCGCCGATCACCATGGCTCGATGCGGGCCTTCCTGGATGCCTACCTCCCGCCACGCCAGGGGGAGATCGTGCTTCAGGACGGCACCGTCGTCGGTGAACACGATGGGATCGAACACTTCACCATCGGTCAGCGCAAAGGACTCGGCGTGGCCTGGAGCGAGCCGCTGCATGTCATCCGTCTGGATGCAGCCATGAATCGGGTGATCGTGGCGCCCCGCGCCGAAGCCGGTCGCAACGGCTGTGAGGTGGGTGCCGTCAACTGGATCTCCATGGCACCCCCAGAGCCAGGCCAAAGTCTTGAAGTGCAGGTGCAGGTGCGCTACCGCAGCGCCCCTGTGATGGCACAACTCACCAGCATCGAGCCCTCCGATACCGATCGCGCTGGAGGCCGTCCCCATCGCTGCCGCCTCACCTTTACGGATGCGCAGTTCTCGATCACGCCTGGTCAGGCGGCGGTGTTTTACGACGGCGAAGCAGTGCTGGGGGGAGGCCTAATCCAGAGCTCGTTTTAAACAGCGCCAGCACAGCAGCCAGAAGCGCCCACCAGAGCGGCCATTCCCGCCAGCGCACGTACAACGTGACGCCGTCGGTGGGTTGCAACACAGCCTGAAGCAGACCAGGACGCATCGAGGCCAGGGAGTCGGTGACCTGGCCGTGCGTCGTGATCATGGCCGTGGGCCCTGTGTTGGCAACGGAGGCCACCGGTCGTGCGGTTTCCAGACTGCGCAAACCAGCCAGGGCCAGAAACTGACGCTGTAGGAGCTGTGGATAGGGATCCAGATTGGCCGCAGCCAGAATCCACTGCCCCCCATCCGCCACGGCACGGGCTAGGGCTGTGCCATTGCTGATCTCGTAGCAGATGGCCACCGCTGCAGGAGGACCGCCCCATGGCCACAACCGCGAAGCGGGCCCAGCTTCCAGCCCACCCACAGCTGAGAGACCACTGAGCCCAGGCCATGAGGGAACCCATTCCCCCAAAGGGACCAACCGGTGCTTGTCAATCGCCTTGGGCGGACCCGAACTCTGGGGGTCGAGCAGGAGGAGTGCGCTGCGTTGCTGACCGGCCACCCAACGAAAGCCTCCACTCATCACGAGCAGCGCGTTGCCCTCGAACCGACGCCGATCCAGGGGCAGCATCCCTTCCGGCGCCAGCAACAGCTCCGCCCCATCACGCTGCGCGCGAGCCTCGACCGCGCGCAAACGCCCAGGAAGCTCGGCCTGGCGACGATCACTAAATTTCTCTCGCGTGGGAATCGCCGGCTGCCAAAGGGCCAAGGAGATGACATCACCCGAGGGCTGCCCAGCAGCTCCGGCGTAGAAAGCCAACGCCCCGACGGCGTGCACCACCGTCAGAGCCAGCGCCACCAGGCTCCACCAGCGCCACGACAAGCCGGCGTGCGACCTGGACCACAGCCAGAGCTTCCAGAGCCCCCATCCCAGGATCAATTGCACCGTTGCCAGGCCGCCGGCACCCATCCAGCGGGAGAGTCCAGCCAGCCAGGGATCTCCAGGCAACACGCTGCTGCCCACACCAATCCAGAAGAGCGGTGCTCGGGCCAGCAGCGTTTCCATCAGCCCCCAGATCAGCGCTAGCACCAGGGCATGCGGGAGGGTGCCTGGGGATGGCAAGCAACGGCCGACAACACTCCAGGCCCCGGTCAGCACAGCAGCAGCCAGCGCGCAGATCAGCCACACCGCTATCGCCAAAGGGAGGCTGAGCAGACCCGGCACCCCCAGCCAAGTGAGGGGGTGGAGCGCCAGCAGCCAGCTGTGGCTGATGGCGATGGCCACTGCACCCCAGAGCGCTGCCGCCCACGGAGAACGCGCCGA
This window contains:
- a CDS encoding IMS domain-containing protein yields the protein MGKTPDTAYSLLPRAALLVDLPIDHFRLLGVSPAAEPEAVLRTLQLRLDRCPDQGFTHEALSQRAELLRLSADLLTDAVRRSDYERALMELGQDHPGETAGLELAFNREVAGLILLWEANAPHEAFQLARQALQPPQAPALGSGRESDLSLLAALACRDAARQDQEQRRYEAAANLLQDGEQLLQRMGKLPDQRLLLETDLSQLLPFRILDLLSRDLAEQSARRDGLAMLEEFIRVRGGLEGSGLDGLAIADLPAGMDQGAFELFFQQIRRFLTVQEQVDLYGRLQLAGSMDASFLAAMALAAAGFTQRKPERIQDARQRLQELVLEGLDTKPLLGCLDLLLGDVEQAERHFAASTDPELQAWMKDHPGDTLASLCEYCRTWLARDVLPGYRDVDAEAVDLETWFADRDVQAFVERLERQQTRQDPTKTNDKNWLLGDGLPLSLDPDGTLPLSSSDPSAPLRSDGKEADRGGETTKASKVFQWPFFRRSSRPKASMPELPRPGGRAVWIGSGAFVALLLVIGGLSLVGLRRDAELSVSPDEVVTPSPDDDGPADVKQEELVQPEPVITAAPEQAGDPSLRVETPSEAELEALLQTWLDRKSTVLRGADSAQELLQPIARAGLITQVKRQRAADQAAGVTQNVEATIAFMRVVSRSPKRIELRADVEYRDETLNAAGAVVKRTKQQSLKRTYILGRDNGRWLLLDFRPG
- the pdhA gene encoding pyruvate dehydrogenase (acetyl-transferring) E1 component subunit alpha, which gives rise to MGQDIAMGTDAQSAAAAGPSLLGAHAERLSTLVTSQRASVDRDTGLALYRDMTLGRRFEDKCAEMYYRGKMFGFVHLYNGQEAVSTGVIGAMKRQHDWFCSTYRDHVHALSAGVPAREVMSELFGKATGCSKGRGGSMHLFSKEHHLLGGYAFIGEGIPVALGSAFTSRYRRDALGDSTSNAVTAAFFGDGTCNNGQFFECLNMAQLWKLPIIFVVENNKWAIGMAHDRATSDPEIWRKAGAFGMAGEEVDGMDVLAVRAAAQRAIERARAGEGPTVLECLTYRFRGHSLADPDELRAEEEKQFWAKRDPLKALERDLVGAGLVSADDLRAIEKEIDAEVQDCVDFALSAPEPDGSELTNYIWAED
- a CDS encoding histone deacetylase, translating into MKPPLVYHEAYSAPLPSTHRFPMAKFRQLEGCLRDMGLASDGQMHRPLPVPRRWLELVHPRGYHQAFARDQLDRRAQRRIGLPATTPLVQRTWLAVGGTLLTARLALRHGVACHLAGGTHHAFPDFGSGFCIFNDLAITARVLLEQEGLQRVLVVDLDVHQGDATALIFQGETRVFTFSAHAASNFPARKQLSDLDLPFQDGVGDQDYLSRVGECLPALLERLQPQLVLYNAGVDPHQEDRLGRLCLTDMGLLQRDHLVLDACLRRGIPIATVIGGGYDAMTPLVKRHALVFRAASDQARLHGL
- a CDS encoding RpoD/SigA family RNA polymerase sigma factor gives rise to the protein MVSAAAGVSETQRRRSSDPISWYLATIGRIPLLTPAEEIELGNQVQKLMQLTEDGTIASDSDTFTGPQRRMIRVGLRAKQRMMKANLRLVVSVAKKYQGKGLELLDLIQEGSLGLERAVEKFDPTRGYKFSTYAFWWIRQSMTRAIACQSRTIRLPVHLSERLTTIRKVSLDLAHKLGAMPSRIEIAEAMDMPVEELDSLLRQALTTSSLDAPVNGEEGRSFLGDLIADSSLGEPLDKVEQRIHHEQLGRWMSHLSEQEQHVLTLRFGLNGHERHTLAEIGRLLEVSRERVRQVELKALRKLRNLTRRVAPSF
- a CDS encoding NAD(P)H-hydrate dehydratase; amino-acid sequence: MLWPPADADHLLVTADQMLTLEQQWLASGLPVAALMESVGQGMAEWCLQRPERLQHGVLVLVGPGHNGGDGLVLGRKLREAGVAVRVWAPLPLRQSLTQEHWRHLLWLGVSPLTAPPAPGDPALWIDALFGLGQKRPLPSDLADLLQRRHRQAPGRLISLDVPAGLHSDSGCPVEGVAARASDTLCVGLIKRGLVQDSALDFVGGLHRIDPGVPERLCAALPAPVMRRLMPSDLTTLPRPEQSPTAMKYQRGRLLLVAGSDRYRGAALLALQGAMASGIGSVEACVPAAVAEQLWQLAPEVVLDGSLRSDAAGALVWGAAMEARDWSRLDALLIGPGWGRIEAPWDPWAEPLLGLKGLLVIDADGLNQLARSSEGWRWLLKRSGPTWITPHGGEFARLFPDCHGDTLPEQAAAAAARSGAVVLLKGAHSVVAAPSGEVWQLTDTDPAVARTGFGDLLAGHAAGWGARCLAAAGSVHAADLAASALMHAQSAKRCDQGSSAGTVVPHLAAMTRKMMRF
- the mnmA gene encoding tRNA 2-thiouridine(34) synthase MnmA, translating into MTAASSSIAATPAGAQALERLQAWPGEHRVAVGLSGGVDSSLTAALLVEAGWDVEGVTLWLMSGKGACCAEGLVDAAGICEQLGVPHHVVDSRDTFVREIVDGLIEGYQAGITPLPCSRCNRAVKFGPMLDWARQERGLERVATGHYARIRLDATSGRWKLLRGLDSRKDQSYFLYDLNQDVLSRVVFPLGELTKPDTRLEAGRHGLRTAEKPESQDLCLADHHGSMRAFLDAYLPPRQGEIVLQDGTVVGEHDGIEHFTIGQRKGLGVAWSEPLHVIRLDAAMNRVIVAPRAEAGRNGCEVGAVNWISMAPPEPGQSLEVQVQVRYRSAPVMAQLTSIEPSDTDRAGGRPHRCRLTFTDAQFSITPGQAAVFYDGEAVLGGGLIQSSF
- a CDS encoding apolipoprotein N-acyltransferase, translating into MGNDRSLLLQGLAGGVLAGLGLCWSGPWWMLPALALLWSSARSPWAAALWGAVAIAISHSWLLALHPLTWLGVPGLLSLPLAIAVWLICALAAAVLTGAWSVVGRCLPSPGTLPHALVLALIWGLMETLLARAPLFWIGVGSSVLPGDPWLAGLSRWMGAGGLATVQLILGWGLWKLWLWSRSHAGLSWRWWSLVALALTVVHAVGALAFYAGAAGQPSGDVISLALWQPAIPTREKFSDRRQAELPGRLRAVEARAQRDGAELLLAPEGMLPLDRRRFEGNALLVMSGGFRWVAGQQRSALLLLDPQSSGPPKAIDKHRLVPLGEWVPSWPGLSGLSAVGGLEAGPASRLWPWGGPPAAVAICYEISNGTALARAVADGGQWILAAANLDPYPQLLQRQFLALAGLRSLETARPVASVANTGPTAMITTHGQVTDSLASMRPGLLQAVLQPTDGVTLYVRWREWPLWWALLAAVLALFKTSSGLGLPPALLRRRKTPPPDQA